From the genome of Triticum aestivum cultivar Chinese Spring chromosome 3B, IWGSC CS RefSeq v2.1, whole genome shotgun sequence, one region includes:
- the LOC123069041 gene encoding F-box only protein 7, protein MEVAVAELPVLPQDVLMSIFAHLEIPDLMRASSVCSSWRSAYSSLRNLEQYQQRQTPCLLYTSESAGESIACLYSLLEKRSYKLTLPEPPIRSRYLIGSSNGWLVTADERSEMHILNPITCEQIAIPSVITIAHVTPVFDERGALCKYISSRDTAEHRSTTGPQPVDLGELQHYLQKKAFVFYDASAGGYIMVLIHNPDGQLSFAWLGDDKWTWLKPHCFFQDCLYKDSKLYAVTLLGEIHVFDLRGPVVAAKVITGCADNYSCRTIYIVQAPCGDLMQVFRSQDVVHYDPRADNATHVHYTDGIKIFKVEIVAEKVMEINSLMDHVLLVGLNQSLCLSAEEYPQLKANTVYVADDHEYLNYYKNNRRDIAAFDLTHNSSEELDSPQLWSNWPTPIWITPSLTKWHPTLDRQ, encoded by the coding sequence ATGGAGGTTGCAGTTGCCGAATTACCAGTGCTGCCACAAGATGTCCTGATGTCCATATTTGCACACCTGGAGATCCCTGACCTGATGCGTGCCAGCTCCGTCTGCTCCTCGTGGCGCTCCGCGTATTCCAGCCTGCGCAACCTTGAGCAGTACCAGCAGCGCCAGACGCCGTGCCTCTTATACACATCTGAATCTGCTGGTGAAAGCATTGCGTGCCTCTACAGCCTCTTGGAGAAGAGGTCATACAAGTTGACTCTCCCGGAGCCACCTATTCGCAGCAGGTATCTGATTGGGTCATCAAATGGCTGGCTGGTTACTGCTGATGAGAGATCCGAGATGCATATTCTCAATCCCATCACATGTGAACAGATTGCTATCCCGTCGGTGATCACCATCGCACATGTGACTCCTGTTTTTGATGAAAGAGGTGCCTTATGTAAGTACATTTCCTCTCGTGACACAGCGGAGCACCGTAGTACCACCGGCCCTCAACCCGTTGATCTTGGCGAGCTGCAACACTACCTCCAGAAAAAGGCATTTGTATTTTATGATGCATCTGCAGGAGGCTATATCATGGTGCTTATTCACAATCCAGATGGGCAGCTCTCATTTGCTTGGTTAGGAGATGACAAGTGGACCTGGCTGAAACCACATTGTTTTTTTCAAGACTGCTTGTACAAAGACAGTAAGTTATATGCAGTGACATTGCTAGGAGAAATTCACGTCTTCGATCTCAGAGGCCCTGTGGTCGCAGCAAAGGTAATTACAGGCTGTGCAGATAATTACAGTTGTCGAACAATTTACATTGTTCAGGCTCCATGTGGGGATCTGATGCAAGTTTTTAGATCCCAAGATGTGGTTCATTATGATCCACGTGCTGACAATGCAACACATGTGCACTATACTGATGGGATAAAAATATTTAAAGTTGAGATTGTGGCTGAAAAGGTTATGGAAATAAATAGCTTGATGGATCATGTGTTGCTGGTTGGGCTGAACCAATCACTTTGTCTCAGTGCTGAAGAATACCCACAGTTGAAGGCCAACACCGTCTACGTTGCTGACGACCACGAGTATCTAAACTATTACAAGAATAACCGCCGTGACATTGCAGCTTTTGACTTGACACATAACAGTAGTGAGGAACTTGACTCCCCTCAGCTTTGGTCCAACTGGCCTACTCCCATATGGATAACCCCCAGTCTTACAAAATGGCATCCAACATTGGACAGACAATGA